The Sphingomonas naphthae nucleotide sequence CCTTCGTCTACATCCCCGAAGGCGTCCGCTGCCCGATGGAGCTGTCGACCTATTTCCGCATCAACGCCGCCAACACCGGCCAGTTCGAGCGCACGCTCATCGTCGCCGACAAGGGCAGCTACGTTAGCTACCTGGAGGGCTGCACCGCGCCGATGCGCGACGAGAACCAGCTCCACGCCGCCGTGGTCGAGCTGGTCGCGCTCGACGATGCCGAGATCAAATATTCGACCGTGCAGAATTGGTATCCCGGCAATGCCGAGGGGCTGGGCGGCATCTACAATTTCGTGACGAAGCGGGCGCTGTGCCAGGGCGCGCGCAGCAAGGTGAGCTGGACGCAGGTCGAAACCGGCTCGGCGATCACCTGGAAATATCCCAGCTGCGTACTGGCGGGCGAGGATTCGGTGGGCGAATTTTATTCGGTCGCTGTCACCAACAACCGCCAGCAGGCCGATACCGGCACGAAGATGATCCATCTCGGCAAGGGATCGCGCTCGACGATCGTGTCGAAGGGCATTTCGGCCGGCCGATCGGACAACACCTATCGCGGGCTGGTCCGGGTGGGCGCGACGGCCGAGGGGGTGCGCAACTTCACCCAGTGCGACAGCCTGCTGCTCGGCGACCAGTGCGGCGCGCACACCGTGCCGTACATCGAGGTGAAGAACCCGAGCGCCCAGATCGAGCATGAGGCGACCACCAGCAAGATCAGCGACGACCAGCTCTTCTACGCGATGCAGCGCGGGCTTTCGCAGGAAGATGCCGTGGCGCTGATCGTGAACGGCTTCGCGAAGGAAGTGCTGCAACAGCTGCCGATGGAATTCGCGGTCGAGGCGCAGAAGCTGCTCGGGATTTCACTGGAAGGCTCGGTCGGATGAACCCCGCCGCCTGGATCGCGATCGGCATCGGCGTCGCCGTTGCCATCATCCTTCCCCTCTCGATGGCTGCCCAGCAGCGCAAGAATGATGAGTGACATGCTCGTAATCGACAATCTCCACGCCGAAACCGCCGGCAAGGCCATTCTCAAGGGCCTCTCGCTCACCGTGAAGGCGGGCGAGATCCATGCCATCATGGGGCCGAACGGCGCCGGCAAATCGACGCTCGCCTATACGCTCGGCGGGCGGCCGGGTTATGAGGTGACCGGCGGCACGGCCACTCTGGCCGGCGCCGACCTGCTCGCCATGGCGCCGCACGAGCGGGCCGCCGCCGGGCTGTTCCTGGGCTTCCAATATCCGGTCGAGATCCCCGGCGTCTCCAACCTGCAATTCCTGCGCACCGCGCTCAACGCGCAGCGCCGGGCGCGGGGCGAGAAGGATCTGTCGGGCGCGGAGTTCATGAAGATCGCCCGCGCGCAGGCAACCGAGCTGGGCCTCGATCAGGAGATGCTCAAGCGCCCGGTCAACGTCGGCTTTTCGGGCGGCGAGAAGAAGCGCAACGAGATGGTGCAGATGGGGATCATCGACCCCAAGTTCGCGATCCTCGACGAGACCGACAGCGGCCTCGACATCGATGCGCTGCGCACCGTCGGCCACGGCATCAATACGATCATGCGGCGGCCCGACAAGGCGGTGCTGCTCATCACGCACTATCAGCGGCTGCTCGATTATGTGAAGCCGGATGTGGTGCATGTGCTGGCGGCGGGGCGGATCGTCCGCTCGGGCGGCCCGGAACTGGCGCTCGAACTGGAGCGCGAGGGCTACGCGCAGGTGGCGGCGTGAGGGCTATCCTGAAATTCCTCCCCGCGCGAAGCGGGGGGAGGGGGACCGCGCCGAAGGCGGGGTGGAGGGGTATGGCCCCCCGCGTTGCGTCCGGCCGCCTTGCCCCTCCACCATCCTGCGGATGGTCCCCCTCCCCATCTGCGATGGGGAGGAACGTATGAGCCTCACCCTCCCCTCCACCCGTGACGAAGCCTGGCGCTGGTTCGCGCCGGCCGCCGTCGAGCAGGCGGCCGCCCTCCCGGCCGCCCCGCGCCCGACCAGCGCGGCGGATATGTTCGCCGATGTCGCCGGGCCGCGCCTGGTCTTCTTCGACGGCGTCTATCAGCCCGCCGAAAGCAAGCCCGGCCCGATCGCGA carries:
- the sufB gene encoding Fe-S cluster assembly protein SufB, with the translated sequence MSDVRNKEAQEAADRASTYEWGFSSDIEQDFAPKGLNEDTVRFISMKKREPEWMLDWRLKAFRLWQTMEAPDWAKLNVPPIDYQDAYYYAEPKVKPTLASLDELDPEIRRTYEKLGIPIEEQKVLAGVEGSRKIAVDAVFDSVSVATTFRAELEKAGVIFRSISEAVREYPDLVRKWLGKVVPQRDNYFATLNSAVFSDGTFVYIPEGVRCPMELSTYFRINAANTGQFERTLIVADKGSYVSYLEGCTAPMRDENQLHAAVVELVALDDAEIKYSTVQNWYPGNAEGLGGIYNFVTKRALCQGARSKVSWTQVETGSAITWKYPSCVLAGEDSVGEFYSVAVTNNRQQADTGTKMIHLGKGSRSTIVSKGISAGRSDNTYRGLVRVGATAEGVRNFTQCDSLLLGDQCGAHTVPYIEVKNPSAQIEHEATTSKISDDQLFYAMQRGLSQEDAVALIVNGFAKEVLQQLPMEFAVEAQKLLGISLEGSVG
- the sufC gene encoding Fe-S cluster assembly ATPase SufC, whose product is MLVIDNLHAETAGKAILKGLSLTVKAGEIHAIMGPNGAGKSTLAYTLGGRPGYEVTGGTATLAGADLLAMAPHERAAAGLFLGFQYPVEIPGVSNLQFLRTALNAQRRARGEKDLSGAEFMKIARAQATELGLDQEMLKRPVNVGFSGGEKKRNEMVQMGIIDPKFAILDETDSGLDIDALRTVGHGINTIMRRPDKAVLLITHYQRLLDYVKPDVVHVLAAGRIVRSGGPELALELEREGYAQVAA